The following coding sequences are from one Stigmatopora nigra isolate UIUO_SnigA chromosome 10, RoL_Snig_1.1, whole genome shotgun sequence window:
- the dyrk3 gene encoding dual specificity tyrosine-phosphorylation-regulated kinase 3 isoform X2, protein MRNKQEQAKDSPVRHGDGLYDSYMRTDHILKEDTDPSSPSGLPPMPKHTAVSNKGVLRDQITVRGGQLKVKYLYEDSANNRKISAITTTAAPNSGTIGQTAIKPTPATIVSKDHSVDSSESSKGSNENSGSHGVANGGNSTKLCGPLTPEQAVRLYRTQLTSLEQSEIHSYPNVYFVGPNAKKRPAVTGGSNNCGYDDEQGGYINVPHDHLAYRYEFLKIIGKGSFGQVAKVYDHKLQQHLALKMVRNEKRFHRQAQEEIRILEHLRKQDRNGTMNVVHMLEHFTFRNHICMTFELLSMNLYELIKRNKFQGFSLPLVRKFAHSILQCLEALSRLRIIHCDLKPENILLKQQGRSGIKVIDFGSSCFEHQRVYTYIQSRFYRAPEVIFGARYGLAIDMWSFGCILAELLTGYPLFPGEDEGDQLACVMELLGMPPQKVLEQAKRVKAFINSKGHPRYCGTNTLPTGATVLTASRSRRGKLRGPPASKEWNAALKGCEDATFIDFIKKCLDWDPSSRLTPSQALRHPWLYRRLPKPLPGAERSQGVPVKRLPEHHCTSFPSIMAKGGSGISTTASNNKLRSNMLGDAGEAIPIRTVLPKLVT, encoded by the exons GCTGTCAGTAACAAGGGTGTGTTGAGGGATCAGATAACTGTACGAGGTGGCCAGCTGAAAGTGAAGTATCTTTACGAGGACTCGGCCAACAATCGCAAGATCAGCGCCATCACCACGACCGCAGCCCCGAACAGCGGGACCATCGGTCAGACGGCCATTAAACCGACACCAGCCACCATCGTGTCCAAGGATCACAGCGTTGACAG TTCGGAATCCAGTAAGGGCTCCAATGAGAACTCTGGATCTCACGGGGTTGCCAATGGAGGGAACAGCACCAAGCTGTGTGGCCCCCTCACGCCAGAGCAGGCCGTGAGGCTGTATCGGACTCAACTGACAAGCCTCGAGCAAAGCGAGATCCACTCTTACCCGAACGTCTACTTTGTGGGACCCAACGCCAAGAAGAGGCCCGCCGTCACCGGCGGCAGCAACAACTGCGGCTATGATGACGAGCAAGGTGGTTACATCAATGTCCCCCATGACCACCTGGCGTACCGCTACGAGTTTCTTAAA ATTATCGGTAAAGGCAGCTTCGGTCAGGTGGCTAAAGTCTACGACCACAAATTGCAGCAACACCTGGCTCTGAAGATGGTTCGCAACGAGAAGCGCTTCCACCGGCAGGCCCAGGAGGAGATTCGCATCCTGGAACACTTGCGAAAGCAGGACCGCAATGGCACTATGAATGTTGTGCACATGCTGGAGCATTTCACCTTCCGCAACCACATTTGCATGACCTTTGAGCTGCTCAGCATGAACCTCTACGAGCTGATCAAGCGCAACAAGTTTCAGGGCTTCAGCTTGCCTCTGGTCAGGAAGTTTGCACACTCCATTCTGCAGTGCCTGGAAGCCCTGAGCAGGCTCCGAATCATCCACTGTGACCTCAAACCCGAGAACATTCTGCTCAAGCAGCAGGGACGCAGTGGAATCAAG GTGATTGACTTTGGGTCTAGCTGCTTCGAGCACCAGCGTGTGTACACCTACATCCAGTCTCGCTTCTATCGCGCTCCCGAGGTGATCTTCGGCGCCCGCTACGGCCTCGCTATCGACATGTGGAGCTTTGGCTGCATCCTGGCCGAGCTGCTGACGGGCTACCCGCTTTTCCCGGGTGAAGACGAGGGAGACCAATTGGCCTGTGTCATGGAGCTGCTGGGCATGCCTCCTCAGAAGGTCCTGGAGCAGGCCAAACGAGTAAAGGCTTTTATCAACTCCAAGGGCCACCCTCGCTACTGCGGCACCAACACCCTGCCCACTGGGGCCACCGTGCTGACGGCGTCTCGCTCTCGCCGCGGCAAGTTGAGAGGACCCCCAGCTAGCAAGGAGTGGAACGCTGCACTCAAAGGCTGCGAGGACGCCACTTTCATTGACTTCATTAAGAAGTGTTTGGACTGGGACCCCTCATCCCGCCTGACCCCGAGCCAAGCCCTCAGGCACCCTTGGCTCTACCGTCGCCTGCCCAAACCGCTGCCCGGAGCAGAGAGGAGCCAAGGGGTCCCCGTGAAGCGGCTCCCCGAACACCACTGCACCTCTTTCCCCTCTATCATGGCCAAGGGGGGGTCTGGCATCAGCACCACGGCAAGTAACAACAAACTCAGGAGCAACATGTTGGGAGACGCAGGGGAGGCCATACCCATTCGCACGGTCCTACCCAAACTCGTCActtag
- the dyrk3 gene encoding dual specificity tyrosine-phosphorylation-regulated kinase 3 isoform X1: MMIISRKPEGPISTVRHGDGLYDSYMRTDHILKEDTDPSSPSGLPPMPKHTAVSNKGVLRDQITVRGGQLKVKYLYEDSANNRKISAITTTAAPNSGTIGQTAIKPTPATIVSKDHSVDSSESSKGSNENSGSHGVANGGNSTKLCGPLTPEQAVRLYRTQLTSLEQSEIHSYPNVYFVGPNAKKRPAVTGGSNNCGYDDEQGGYINVPHDHLAYRYEFLKIIGKGSFGQVAKVYDHKLQQHLALKMVRNEKRFHRQAQEEIRILEHLRKQDRNGTMNVVHMLEHFTFRNHICMTFELLSMNLYELIKRNKFQGFSLPLVRKFAHSILQCLEALSRLRIIHCDLKPENILLKQQGRSGIKVIDFGSSCFEHQRVYTYIQSRFYRAPEVIFGARYGLAIDMWSFGCILAELLTGYPLFPGEDEGDQLACVMELLGMPPQKVLEQAKRVKAFINSKGHPRYCGTNTLPTGATVLTASRSRRGKLRGPPASKEWNAALKGCEDATFIDFIKKCLDWDPSSRLTPSQALRHPWLYRRLPKPLPGAERSQGVPVKRLPEHHCTSFPSIMAKGGSGISTTASNNKLRSNMLGDAGEAIPIRTVLPKLVT, from the exons GCTGTCAGTAACAAGGGTGTGTTGAGGGATCAGATAACTGTACGAGGTGGCCAGCTGAAAGTGAAGTATCTTTACGAGGACTCGGCCAACAATCGCAAGATCAGCGCCATCACCACGACCGCAGCCCCGAACAGCGGGACCATCGGTCAGACGGCCATTAAACCGACACCAGCCACCATCGTGTCCAAGGATCACAGCGTTGACAG TTCGGAATCCAGTAAGGGCTCCAATGAGAACTCTGGATCTCACGGGGTTGCCAATGGAGGGAACAGCACCAAGCTGTGTGGCCCCCTCACGCCAGAGCAGGCCGTGAGGCTGTATCGGACTCAACTGACAAGCCTCGAGCAAAGCGAGATCCACTCTTACCCGAACGTCTACTTTGTGGGACCCAACGCCAAGAAGAGGCCCGCCGTCACCGGCGGCAGCAACAACTGCGGCTATGATGACGAGCAAGGTGGTTACATCAATGTCCCCCATGACCACCTGGCGTACCGCTACGAGTTTCTTAAA ATTATCGGTAAAGGCAGCTTCGGTCAGGTGGCTAAAGTCTACGACCACAAATTGCAGCAACACCTGGCTCTGAAGATGGTTCGCAACGAGAAGCGCTTCCACCGGCAGGCCCAGGAGGAGATTCGCATCCTGGAACACTTGCGAAAGCAGGACCGCAATGGCACTATGAATGTTGTGCACATGCTGGAGCATTTCACCTTCCGCAACCACATTTGCATGACCTTTGAGCTGCTCAGCATGAACCTCTACGAGCTGATCAAGCGCAACAAGTTTCAGGGCTTCAGCTTGCCTCTGGTCAGGAAGTTTGCACACTCCATTCTGCAGTGCCTGGAAGCCCTGAGCAGGCTCCGAATCATCCACTGTGACCTCAAACCCGAGAACATTCTGCTCAAGCAGCAGGGACGCAGTGGAATCAAG GTGATTGACTTTGGGTCTAGCTGCTTCGAGCACCAGCGTGTGTACACCTACATCCAGTCTCGCTTCTATCGCGCTCCCGAGGTGATCTTCGGCGCCCGCTACGGCCTCGCTATCGACATGTGGAGCTTTGGCTGCATCCTGGCCGAGCTGCTGACGGGCTACCCGCTTTTCCCGGGTGAAGACGAGGGAGACCAATTGGCCTGTGTCATGGAGCTGCTGGGCATGCCTCCTCAGAAGGTCCTGGAGCAGGCCAAACGAGTAAAGGCTTTTATCAACTCCAAGGGCCACCCTCGCTACTGCGGCACCAACACCCTGCCCACTGGGGCCACCGTGCTGACGGCGTCTCGCTCTCGCCGCGGCAAGTTGAGAGGACCCCCAGCTAGCAAGGAGTGGAACGCTGCACTCAAAGGCTGCGAGGACGCCACTTTCATTGACTTCATTAAGAAGTGTTTGGACTGGGACCCCTCATCCCGCCTGACCCCGAGCCAAGCCCTCAGGCACCCTTGGCTCTACCGTCGCCTGCCCAAACCGCTGCCCGGAGCAGAGAGGAGCCAAGGGGTCCCCGTGAAGCGGCTCCCCGAACACCACTGCACCTCTTTCCCCTCTATCATGGCCAAGGGGGGGTCTGGCATCAGCACCACGGCAAGTAACAACAAACTCAGGAGCAACATGTTGGGAGACGCAGGGGAGGCCATACCCATTCGCACGGTCCTACCCAAACTCGTCActtag